One stretch of Streptomyces hygroscopicus DNA includes these proteins:
- a CDS encoding transcriptional regulator: MMPTSPHGRTELLRPDGSPVRVLVVDDESALADLLSMALRYEGWEVRTAGDGAEAIRITRELRPDAVVLDIMLPDMDGLTVLGRLRRELPDIPVLFLTARDAVEDRIAGLTAGGDDYVTKPFSLEEVVARLRGLLRRSGAAAARSESVLAVGDLILDEDSHEVSRGGREIHLTATEFELLRYLMRNPRRVLSKAQILDRVWSYDFGGQANVVELYISYLRRKIDAGRSPMIHTRRGAGYLIKPGE; this comes from the coding sequence ATGATGCCGACCTCGCCCCATGGACGTACCGAGCTGCTGCGCCCCGACGGGAGCCCCGTCCGGGTGCTGGTCGTGGACGACGAGTCGGCGCTCGCCGACCTGCTGTCGATGGCATTGCGCTACGAGGGCTGGGAGGTGCGCACCGCGGGCGACGGCGCGGAGGCGATCCGGATCACCCGTGAGCTGCGCCCGGACGCGGTGGTCCTGGACATCATGCTGCCCGATATGGACGGGCTCACGGTGCTGGGACGGCTGCGCCGCGAACTGCCCGATATCCCGGTGCTGTTCCTGACCGCGCGGGACGCGGTGGAGGACCGGATCGCGGGGCTGACGGCGGGCGGCGACGACTACGTCACCAAGCCGTTCAGCCTGGAGGAGGTCGTCGCCCGGCTACGGGGGCTGCTGCGCAGGTCGGGGGCGGCGGCCGCGCGCAGCGAGTCGGTGCTGGCCGTCGGCGATCTGATCCTGGACGAGGACAGCCATGAGGTGTCGCGCGGCGGCCGGGAGATCCATCTCACCGCGACCGAGTTCGAGCTGCTGCGCTATCTCATGCGCAATCCGCGCCGGGTGCTCAGCAAGGCGCAGATCCTCGACCGGGTCTGGAGCTATGACTTCGGCGGCCAGGCCAACGTCGTCGAGCTCTACATCTCGTATCTGCGGCGCAAGATCGACGCGGGGCGCAGCCCGATGATCCATACCCGGCGTGGCGCCGGGTATCTGATCAAGCCCGGGGAGTAG
- a CDS encoding F420-dependent oxidoreductase, with translation MAAELDELGYGAIWLGGSPSPDQAGVLLDATSRITIATGILSIWDHEAAYVAERHTALNAAHDGRFLLGLGVSHSALAGERYRRPYTAMKEYLTALDSAPAPVPASQRVLAALGPKMLELSRDRAAGAHPYLVTPEHTAEARDILGKDSVLAPELKVVLDTDLDRARATARGYLARYLALPNYTNNFLRLGFEDADFADGGSDRLISAMFALGDAEVIRARVDEFLAAGADHVAIQTVTDSPLADVPRAQWRTLAEALPLDKG, from the coding sequence GTGGCGGCCGAACTGGACGAGCTGGGGTACGGCGCCATCTGGCTCGGTGGCAGCCCCAGCCCGGATCAGGCCGGTGTCCTCCTGGACGCCACCTCCCGGATCACCATCGCGACCGGAATCCTGAGCATCTGGGACCACGAGGCGGCCTATGTGGCCGAGCGGCACACCGCGCTCAACGCGGCCCACGACGGCCGCTTCCTCCTCGGCCTCGGCGTGAGCCACAGCGCGCTCGCCGGTGAGCGCTATCGGCGTCCGTACACGGCGATGAAGGAATACCTCACCGCGCTGGACTCCGCCCCGGCCCCGGTCCCCGCCTCCCAGCGGGTCCTGGCCGCCCTGGGCCCCAAGATGCTGGAGCTGTCCCGCGACCGCGCGGCCGGCGCGCATCCGTATCTCGTCACTCCGGAGCACACCGCCGAGGCCCGCGACATCCTGGGTAAGGATTCCGTGCTCGCGCCGGAACTGAAGGTCGTCCTCGACACGGATCTGGACCGCGCCCGCGCCACGGCCCGCGGTTACCTCGCCCGCTATCTGGCGCTGCCCAACTACACCAACAACTTCCTGCGGCTGGGCTTCGAGGACGCGGACTTCGCGGACGGTGGCAGCGACCGTCTCATCTCCGCCATGTTCGCCCTCGGTGACGCGGAGGTGATCCGGGCACGCGTCGACGAGTTCCTGGCCGCGGGCGCGGACCATGTCGCGATCCAGACGGTGACCGACAGCCCGTTGGCCGACGTCCCGCGCGCGCAGTGGCGCACGCTGGCCGAGGCACTGCCGCTGGACAAGGGCTGA
- a CDS encoding MFS transporter, producing the protein MTVSTADAASAPPGQSPGGHPQRWLILAVICLAQLTVLLDNTILNVAVPSLAREMDASTAEIQWMISAYSLVQSGLLLTAGNAADRYGRKKMLVAGLALFGVGSLFASLAQGAGQLIAARAGMGIGGALLMTTTLAVVVQIFDAAERTKAIGLWGAVSSLGIAAGPLIGGSLLEHFWWGSIFLINIPVALLGLIAVIWLVPESKDPVGDRPDLLGAVLSTIGMTGVVYAIIAGPEDGWTSVRVLLSAFVGVVVLTGFALWERHIPYPMLDMHFFRDRRFVGAVAGGILVAFGMGGSLFLLTQHLQFVLGYDALDAGLRTAPLALVIVALNLTGAGARLLPKLGTPLTIVSGMGLLAVGLALIAVLGADGYGGLLLGLVVMGTGIALAMPAMANAIMSAIPPEKAGVGAGVNGTLTEFGNGLGVAVLGAVLNSRFSSLLPAAAAGAGSLPAALAAARTPGDRAAITDAFSSGLETSQLVGAAAVLAGGLLAALLLSRAERSSQEAPAA; encoded by the coding sequence ATGACGGTCTCGACCGCCGACGCCGCCTCCGCTCCACCCGGCCAGTCCCCGGGTGGTCATCCACAGCGCTGGCTGATCCTCGCCGTGATCTGCCTCGCCCAGCTCACCGTGTTGCTGGACAACACGATCCTCAACGTCGCGGTCCCCTCCCTCGCCCGGGAGATGGACGCGAGCACCGCCGAGATCCAGTGGATGATCAGCGCCTATTCGCTGGTCCAGTCGGGGCTGCTGCTCACCGCGGGCAACGCCGCTGACCGCTACGGCCGTAAGAAGATGCTGGTCGCGGGACTGGCTCTGTTCGGTGTCGGCTCGCTGTTCGCGTCGCTGGCGCAGGGGGCCGGCCAGCTCATCGCCGCCCGCGCGGGCATGGGGATCGGCGGAGCGCTGCTGATGACCACAACGCTCGCCGTCGTGGTGCAGATCTTCGACGCGGCCGAGCGGACCAAGGCGATCGGCCTGTGGGGCGCGGTCAGCTCGCTCGGCATCGCCGCCGGGCCGCTGATCGGCGGCTCGCTGCTGGAGCACTTCTGGTGGGGCTCGATCTTCCTGATCAACATCCCGGTCGCGCTGCTCGGGCTGATCGCCGTGATCTGGCTGGTGCCCGAGTCCAAGGACCCGGTCGGCGACCGGCCCGATCTGCTGGGCGCGGTGCTCTCCACCATCGGTATGACCGGAGTCGTCTACGCGATCATCGCCGGGCCCGAAGACGGCTGGACCTCGGTCCGGGTTCTGCTGTCCGCCTTCGTCGGGGTCGTGGTGCTGACCGGCTTCGCGCTGTGGGAGCGTCATATTCCGTATCCGATGCTGGACATGCACTTCTTCAGGGACCGCCGCTTCGTGGGCGCCGTCGCGGGCGGCATCCTCGTCGCCTTCGGCATGGGCGGTTCGCTCTTCCTGCTCACCCAGCATCTGCAGTTCGTGCTCGGCTACGACGCGCTGGACGCGGGGCTGCGCACCGCGCCGCTCGCGCTGGTGATCGTGGCGCTCAACCTCACCGGAGCCGGCGCCCGGCTGCTGCCGAAGCTCGGGACGCCGCTGACGATCGTCAGCGGTATGGGGCTGCTCGCGGTCGGCCTCGCGCTCATCGCGGTCCTCGGCGCGGATGGCTACGGCGGACTGCTGCTGGGGCTGGTGGTGATGGGGACCGGGATCGCGTTGGCCATGCCCGCGATGGCGAACGCCATCATGTCGGCCATCCCGCCGGAGAAGGCGGGGGTGGGCGCGGGCGTCAACGGCACCCTCACCGAATTCGGCAACGGGCTCGGCGTCGCCGTCCTCGGCGCCGTGCTCAACTCCCGCTTCAGCTCGCTGCTGCCCGCGGCCGCCGCCGGAGCCGGCTCGCTCCCGGCCGCCCTCGCCGCGGCCCGTACCCCCGGAGACCGGGCGGCCATCACGGACGCCTTCTCCTCGGGCCTGGAGACCAGCCAGCTGGTCGGCGCGGCGGCCGTGCTGGCGGGCGGGCTGCTGGCCGCGCTCCTGCTCAGCAGGGCCGAACGATCTTCACAGGAGGCCCCGGCGGCATAG
- a CDS encoding amidohydrolase, protein MDDPAVVSVQRFWQELGLPGLIDVHTHFMPQRVLDKVWAYFDAVEPRWHITYREEEDERLAVLRAFGVRAFTSMLYPHKPDMARWLNDWSAGFAARTPDCLHTATFFPEAGVEGYVDAALEGGARVFKAHVQVGAYDPGDALLDPVWGTLAESGTPIVIHCGSGPDPGKYTGPEPVGRVLVRHPRLRLIIAHMGLPEYADFLGLAERYEGVHLDTTMAFTDFTESRWPFPRAERGRLAALGDRVLFGSDFPNIPYGYLHALDALTRIGQDEEWLRAVCYGNAARLFGISGIPGISGI, encoded by the coding sequence ATGGACGATCCCGCCGTGGTGTCGGTGCAGCGGTTCTGGCAGGAGCTCGGGCTGCCCGGACTCATCGATGTGCACACCCACTTCATGCCGCAGCGCGTACTGGACAAGGTCTGGGCCTACTTCGACGCCGTCGAGCCCCGCTGGCACATCACCTACCGCGAGGAGGAGGACGAACGCCTCGCGGTGCTACGGGCGTTCGGGGTGCGGGCCTTCACCTCGATGCTCTATCCCCACAAGCCGGACATGGCGCGGTGGCTGAACGACTGGTCGGCCGGGTTCGCCGCCCGTACGCCCGACTGTCTGCACACCGCGACCTTCTTCCCCGAGGCTGGCGTCGAGGGGTACGTGGACGCGGCGCTCGAGGGCGGGGCGCGGGTGTTCAAGGCCCATGTGCAGGTGGGGGCGTACGACCCGGGCGACGCGCTGCTCGACCCGGTGTGGGGCACGCTCGCCGAGAGCGGGACGCCCATCGTCATCCACTGCGGATCGGGGCCCGACCCGGGCAAGTACACCGGACCGGAGCCGGTGGGGCGAGTGCTGGTCCGGCATCCTCGGCTGCGCCTGATCATCGCGCATATGGGGCTGCCGGAGTACGCGGACTTCCTGGGGCTGGCGGAGCGGTACGAGGGGGTGCATCTCGACACCACGATGGCCTTCACCGACTTCACCGAGAGCCGGTGGCCGTTTCCGCGGGCGGAGCGGGGAAGACTGGCCGCGCTGGGGGACCGGGTGCTGTTCGGGAGCGACTTTCCCAACATCCCGTACGGGTACCTGCATGCCCTGGACGCGCTGACGCGGATCGGCCAGGACGAGGAGTGGCTGCGCGCGGTGTGCTACGGGAACGCGGCGCGGCTGTTCGGTATATCCGGGATACCCGGGATATCCGGGATATGA
- a CDS encoding glycosyl transferase, with translation MTTYDHGTRDVGPPPSQPLATPAGPVASTTPAASQPPQPLAASAGPAAPDGRLAARPQATGGSRLARAWRGRPEDPRWARPALWALLAVTTVLYLWSLGASGYANQFYSAAVQAGSESWKAFFFGSSDAANSITVDKPPAALWPMALSVRLFGLSSWAVLVPEALMGVATVGVLYAAVRRRFSAAAGLIAGAALAVTPVAALMFRFNNPDALLCLLMVSAVYCVLRALEDARTKWLLLAGVCFGLGFLTKTLQAWLILPPLAVVYAVCAPAKFGRRIGQLLLAGLAMVVSGGWWVAIVELWPASSRPYIGGSQHNSFLELTFGYNGLGRINGNETGSVGGGGRGGGGGGGGRWGETGIDRLFGSDMGGQIAWLLPAAFILLAAGIWLTWRAARTDTRRAAFLVWGGALLMTFATFSFMSGIFHQYYNIALAPYIAAVVGMGAALLWERRNEGGRAGSAASAVLAVTVAATAYMSYVLLGRSADWHPWLRWAVLIGGLAAAAGLLLTARLGRKAALAAAGLGLAAGLAGPVAYTLNTVDTPKRGSIVTAGPSVAGGMGGPGGGFPGGGRMGGPPGMQNGRQGAGQQGQGQGQGQGNQQGGQAQQGQGQGGRQGMPGGGTGGGQPGGQNGFPGGGQSPQNGKGNAQGQGQGQGQNGRPGMLPGGGMGEGGRRGGGMGGLLDGQQVDAKTEAKLGRNADDYTWAAAAIGSQNAASYQLATQKPVMAIGGFNGSDPSPTLAQFKEYVKQGKIHYFISSGTGMGGGPGGGQGASSQITSWIEATYKKVTVGSTTLYDLTQKSSASSKSSASSKSSKSSD, from the coding sequence ATGACGACGTACGACCACGGCACCCGGGACGTCGGACCGCCGCCCTCGCAGCCCTTGGCGACCCCGGCAGGCCCGGTGGCTTCGACGACACCGGCGGCCTCGCAGCCTCCACAGCCCCTGGCGGCCTCGGCAGGCCCGGCGGCCCCGGACGGGCGGCTGGCGGCGCGGCCCCAGGCCACCGGCGGTTCGCGCCTGGCGCGGGCCTGGCGGGGACGGCCTGAGGACCCGCGCTGGGCGCGGCCCGCCCTGTGGGCCCTGCTGGCCGTGACCACCGTGCTCTACCTGTGGAGCCTGGGCGCGTCCGGCTACGCCAACCAGTTCTACTCGGCGGCCGTGCAGGCGGGCAGCGAGAGCTGGAAGGCGTTCTTCTTCGGCTCCTCCGACGCCGCGAACTCCATCACCGTCGACAAGCCCCCGGCCGCGCTGTGGCCGATGGCCCTGTCGGTGCGGCTCTTCGGCCTCTCCTCCTGGGCGGTCCTCGTCCCCGAGGCGCTCATGGGCGTCGCGACGGTCGGGGTGCTGTACGCGGCCGTACGCCGCAGGTTCAGCGCGGCCGCCGGGCTTATCGCGGGCGCGGCGCTCGCGGTCACCCCGGTCGCGGCGCTGATGTTCCGCTTCAACAACCCCGACGCGCTGCTGTGTCTGCTGATGGTCTCGGCGGTCTACTGCGTGCTGCGCGCGCTGGAGGACGCCCGCACCAAGTGGCTGCTGCTCGCGGGGGTCTGCTTCGGCCTCGGCTTCCTCACCAAAACCCTGCAGGCGTGGCTGATCCTGCCGCCGCTCGCGGTGGTGTACGCGGTGTGCGCCCCGGCGAAGTTCGGCCGGCGCATCGGGCAACTGCTGCTCGCGGGGCTGGCGATGGTGGTCTCCGGCGGCTGGTGGGTCGCGATCGTCGAGCTGTGGCCGGCGTCCTCGCGTCCGTACATCGGCGGTTCGCAGCACAACAGCTTCCTGGAGCTGACCTTCGGCTACAACGGTCTGGGCCGGATCAACGGCAATGAGACCGGCAGCGTCGGCGGTGGCGGCCGGGGTGGCGGCGGTGGCGGTGGCGGCAGGTGGGGCGAGACCGGGATCGACCGGCTCTTCGGCTCCGACATGGGCGGTCAGATCGCCTGGCTGCTGCCCGCGGCGTTCATCCTGCTGGCGGCCGGAATCTGGCTGACCTGGCGGGCGGCGCGCACCGACACCCGGCGCGCGGCCTTCCTGGTGTGGGGCGGGGCGCTGCTGATGACGTTCGCCACCTTCAGCTTCATGTCCGGGATCTTCCACCAGTACTACAACATCGCCCTGGCGCCCTATATCGCGGCGGTCGTGGGCATGGGCGCGGCGCTGCTGTGGGAGCGGCGGAACGAAGGCGGCCGGGCCGGGTCGGCCGCCTCGGCGGTGCTGGCCGTCACGGTCGCGGCCACCGCCTATATGTCGTACGTCCTGCTGGGGCGGTCGGCGGACTGGCACCCCTGGCTGCGCTGGGCGGTGCTGATCGGCGGGCTCGCGGCGGCGGCCGGACTGCTGCTGACGGCGCGCCTCGGCCGGAAGGCGGCGCTGGCCGCGGCGGGCCTCGGCCTCGCGGCGGGGCTGGCCGGGCCGGTCGCGTACACGCTCAACACGGTGGACACCCCGAAGCGCGGCTCCATCGTGACGGCCGGTCCGTCGGTGGCGGGCGGTATGGGCGGCCCCGGTGGCGGCTTCCCGGGCGGCGGCCGGATGGGCGGCCCGCCGGGGATGCAGAACGGACGCCAGGGCGCGGGCCAGCAGGGACAGGGCCAGGGCCAGGGCCAGGGCAATCAGCAGGGCGGCCAGGCCCAGCAGGGCCAGGGGCAGGGCGGTCGGCAGGGTATGCCGGGCGGGGGCACCGGCGGTGGTCAGCCGGGCGGTCAGAACGGCTTCCCGGGCGGCGGCCAGTCTCCGCAGAACGGTAAGGGCAACGCCCAGGGGCAGGGGCAGGGCCAGGGGCAGAACGGCCGACCGGGCATGCTGCCCGGTGGCGGCATGGGCGAGGGCGGCCGGCGCGGCGGCGGCATGGGCGGACTGCTCGACGGTCAGCAGGTCGACGCCAAGACGGAGGCGAAGCTGGGGAGGAACGCCGACGACTACACCTGGGCGGCCGCGGCGATCGGCTCCCAGAACGCCGCGAGCTATCAACTCGCCACCCAGAAGCCCGTGATGGCCATCGGCGGCTTCAACGGCAGCGACCCGTCCCCGACGCTCGCCCAGTTCAAGGAGTATGTGAAGCAGGGCAAGATCCACTACTTCATCTCCTCGGGCACCGGTATGGGCGGCGGGCCGGGCGGCGGCCAGGGGGCCTCGTCCCAGATCACCTCCTGGATCGAGGCCACCTACAAGAAGGTCACCGTGGGCAGCACCACGCTCTATGACCTGACACAGAAGTCCTCGGCGTCCTCGAAGTCGTCGGCGTCCTCGAAGTCCTCGAAGTCCTCCGACTGA
- a CDS encoding NADH dehydrogenase subunit, with the protein MSMAEYRDYGFHWRVLVPRPVPWPLLTIFGYGAVVGAVSVVVEVLR; encoded by the coding sequence ATGAGCATGGCCGAGTACCGGGACTACGGCTTCCACTGGCGGGTGCTCGTTCCCCGGCCCGTGCCCTGGCCGCTGCTGACGATCTTCGGTTACGGGGCGGTCGTCGGAGCCGTCTCGGTCGTGGTCGAGGTTCTTCGCTGA
- a CDS encoding TetR family transcriptional regulator — protein sequence MATGSRTVRPRSSVWLSERKAPKRKGDQQPVGLDHLKIVAATMRLLDAEGLSGFSMRRLAAELGVTAMSVYWYVETKDHLLELALDAAMGEIALPIEAVGPVEGHEHSPAEPRDWREQLRQLAAEYRQVMVRHSWLPALLGEYLNIGPNAVVFSNAALAVMRNSGLPDDKITSALSLVYQFVYGFGTIEGRFAARCRAAGVTQDELFHETMSSVADRMEFDESRKIMKARGGNTVEEMRDRDFTFALDLAIAGIEALRDR from the coding sequence ATGGCAACCGGCAGCCGTACCGTCCGCCCGCGGTCCAGCGTCTGGCTCTCCGAACGCAAGGCCCCCAAGCGCAAGGGCGATCAGCAGCCCGTCGGGCTCGACCATCTGAAGATCGTCGCGGCGACGATGCGGCTGCTGGACGCCGAGGGTCTGTCGGGCTTCTCGATGCGGCGGCTCGCGGCGGAGCTCGGGGTGACCGCCATGTCGGTCTACTGGTACGTGGAGACCAAGGACCATCTGCTGGAACTCGCCCTCGACGCCGCCATGGGCGAGATAGCGCTGCCCATCGAGGCGGTCGGGCCCGTCGAGGGCCATGAGCACTCCCCGGCCGAGCCGCGGGACTGGCGTGAGCAGTTGCGCCAGCTCGCGGCCGAGTACCGCCAGGTGATGGTCCGCCACTCCTGGCTGCCGGCGCTGCTGGGGGAGTACCTCAACATCGGGCCCAACGCGGTGGTCTTCAGCAACGCCGCGCTGGCCGTGATGCGTAACAGCGGACTGCCGGACGACAAGATCACCAGTGCGCTGTCCCTCGTCTACCAGTTCGTCTACGGCTTCGGCACGATCGAGGGCCGCTTCGCCGCCCGCTGCCGGGCGGCGGGAGTCACCCAGGACGAACTGTTCCACGAGACGATGAGCTCGGTCGCGGACCGCATGGAGTTCGACGAGTCGCGGAAGATCATGAAGGCTCGGGGCGGCAATACGGTCGAGGAGATGCGGGACCGCGACTTCACCTTCGCCCTGGATCTCGCGATCGCCGGTATCGAAGCCCTGCGGGACCGGTAG
- a CDS encoding glycosyl transferase — protein MTARLATVDLMRTDTPLGAPPETPLQTLPVRGPVMAELGRPVLDVVIPVYNEEADLERCVRRLHDHLARTFPYGFRITIADNASTDRTPELAAYLDESIEEVTAVRLEQKGRGRALRTVWSLSEAPVLAYMDVDLSTDLKALLPLVAPLISGHSDLAIGSRLARSSRVVRGPKREFISRAYNLILRGSLAARFSDAQCGFKAIRKDVAERLLPLVEDTGWFFDTEMLVLAERAGLRIHEVPVDWVDDPNSTVHIVKTATEDLRGVWRVGRALATGALPLDRVRRPFGDDPRDRELSGVPKGLARQLVGFCVVGALSTLVYLLLYSLFRLGTGPQVANALALLLSALGNTAANRRLTFGVRGRDRAMRHQAQGLVVFGIGLVLTSGSLAALDAAPGTASHGTELAVLIAANLAATVLRFLLFRAWVFPSDSGATTDDLRNDNR, from the coding sequence GTGACAGCGCGGCTCGCGACTGTCGACCTCATGCGAACCGACACCCCTCTCGGGGCTCCGCCCGAGACACCCCTGCAGACCTTGCCCGTGCGCGGGCCGGTGATGGCCGAGCTGGGCCGTCCGGTGCTGGACGTCGTCATCCCCGTCTACAACGAGGAAGCGGACCTCGAGCGGTGTGTGCGACGGCTCCACGACCATCTGGCCCGCACCTTCCCGTATGGCTTCCGGATCACCATCGCCGACAACGCCAGCACGGACCGCACGCCCGAGCTCGCGGCCTACCTGGACGAGTCCATCGAGGAGGTGACGGCGGTCCGGCTGGAGCAGAAGGGGCGCGGGCGGGCGCTGCGCACCGTGTGGTCGCTGTCCGAGGCGCCCGTGCTCGCCTATATGGACGTCGATCTGTCCACGGACCTCAAAGCGCTGCTGCCGCTGGTCGCCCCGCTGATCTCCGGTCACTCCGACCTGGCGATCGGATCGCGGCTGGCGCGCAGCTCACGCGTGGTGCGCGGGCCCAAGCGGGAGTTCATCTCGCGGGCGTACAACCTGATCCTGCGCGGCAGCCTGGCCGCCCGCTTCTCCGACGCCCAGTGCGGTTTCAAGGCGATCCGTAAGGACGTCGCGGAGCGGCTGCTGCCGTTGGTCGAGGACACCGGGTGGTTCTTCGACACCGAGATGCTGGTGCTCGCCGAGCGGGCCGGGCTGCGCATCCACGAGGTGCCGGTGGACTGGGTCGACGACCCCAACAGCACGGTCCACATCGTGAAGACGGCCACGGAGGACCTCAGGGGTGTGTGGCGGGTGGGGCGCGCGCTGGCCACCGGTGCGCTGCCGCTGGACCGGGTGCGCCGTCCGTTCGGCGACGATCCGCGCGACCGGGAGCTGAGCGGGGTGCCGAAGGGCCTGGCCCGCCAACTGGTCGGGTTCTGCGTGGTCGGCGCGCTGAGCACGCTGGTCTATCTGCTGCTGTACTCCCTCTTCCGGCTGGGCACCGGCCCGCAGGTGGCCAACGCGCTGGCGCTGCTGCTGTCGGCGCTCGGCAACACCGCGGCCAACCGGAGGCTCACCTTCGGGGTGCGCGGCCGGGACCGCGCGATGCGCCACCAGGCCCAGGGGCTGGTCGTCTTCGGCATCGGCCTCGTGCTGACCAGCGGCTCCCTCGCCGCTCTGGACGCCGCCCCCGGCACCGCCTCGCACGGCACCGAACTGGCCGTGCTGATCGCGGCGAACCTCGCCGCGACCGTTCTGCGCTTCCTGCTCTTCCGGGCCTGGGTCTTCCCGTCGGACAGCGGGGCCACCACCGACGACTTGAGGAACGACAACCGATGA
- a CDS encoding histidine kinase, whose translation MAHPPIRPSGVPETPGVPEAPRAHEMPGVAEVSGAREVPGAPEPPVAPWPPAAPEPPRSAGAAQGRAHARRAQRGGRRPWSLRTRLVVSAVALIAVVCAVIGTVTTLALQSYLQGQVDDDLRASVGRFLNKPGPARELPRDDVLFVASPGQPIGTVGARIGQDGEISMSGKSNDSPMTNDMDLEGRVDSLTSGQRKAIAAVPLDGQVHTIDLPGLGGYRVVAQWDHREGGIILAFPLDQTQETVNTLILVEFCVAAAGLVAAGIAGAAMVGISLRPLRRVAATATRVSELPLHSGEVALRERVPASEADPRTEVGQVGAALNRMLGHVESALAARQESETRVRQFVADASHELRTPLASIRGYAELTRRGREEIGPDTRHALGRVESEAGRMTGLVEDLLLLARLDAGRPLECAEVDLSPLVVDAVSDARAVGSDHEWRLELPDEPAVVHGDDARLHQVLVNLLANARTHTPAGTTVTARVLWGGPQAASSYPSPYPAPYGLSYGVSAGMSPGPGGPRGHRKGGGSPYAPPYGSPYAAARAAAGAFGPPQPPSYVSLEIEDDGPGIPPELLPHVFERFARGDASRSRGAGSTGLGLAIVHAVVAAHDGQVTVDSVPGRTVFGVHLPVHRGVHQGVHQGVHQGVHQAVTDSQAGHRLTTQP comes from the coding sequence GTGGCGCACCCCCCGATCCGGCCGTCCGGGGTCCCTGAGACGCCTGGTGTCCCTGAGGCGCCTCGTGCCCATGAGATGCCTGGTGTCGCTGAGGTGTCCGGTGCCCGCGAGGTGCCCGGCGCTCCCGAGCCGCCCGTCGCGCCCTGGCCGCCTGCCGCCCCCGAGCCGCCCCGGAGCGCGGGAGCGGCGCAGGGGCGGGCGCACGCCCGGCGCGCTCAGCGGGGCGGGCGCCGTCCCTGGTCCCTGCGCACCCGTCTGGTCGTCTCGGCCGTCGCGCTGATCGCGGTGGTCTGCGCGGTGATCGGCACAGTCACGACCCTGGCCCTGCAGTCGTACCTCCAGGGCCAGGTGGACGACGATCTGCGCGCATCCGTCGGGCGCTTCCTGAACAAGCCGGGCCCGGCGCGCGAACTCCCCCGGGACGATGTGCTCTTCGTCGCCTCGCCCGGTCAGCCCATCGGCACGGTCGGGGCGCGTATCGGCCAGGACGGCGAGATCTCCATGTCCGGCAAGAGCAATGACTCGCCCATGACGAACGACATGGATCTCGAGGGCCGGGTGGACTCCCTGACCAGCGGTCAGCGGAAGGCGATCGCCGCCGTCCCCCTGGACGGACAGGTGCACACCATCGATCTGCCCGGCCTCGGCGGCTATCGGGTGGTGGCGCAGTGGGATCACCGGGAAGGCGGCATCATCCTCGCCTTCCCGCTCGACCAGACCCAGGAGACGGTCAACACCCTCATCCTCGTCGAGTTCTGTGTGGCCGCGGCCGGGCTGGTCGCGGCCGGGATCGCCGGGGCCGCGATGGTCGGCATCTCGCTGCGCCCGCTGCGCCGGGTGGCCGCGACCGCGACCCGGGTCTCCGAACTCCCCCTGCACAGCGGCGAGGTGGCGCTGCGCGAGCGCGTCCCGGCCTCGGAGGCCGATCCGCGCACCGAGGTCGGCCAGGTGGGCGCGGCGCTCAACCGCATGCTCGGCCATGTGGAGTCGGCGCTCGCGGCCCGCCAGGAGAGCGAGACGCGGGTGCGGCAGTTCGTCGCCGACGCCAGCCATGAACTCCGTACGCCGCTCGCCTCGATCCGCGGCTACGCCGAGCTGACCCGGCGCGGCCGGGAGGAGATCGGGCCCGACACCCGGCATGCCCTCGGCCGGGTCGAGTCCGAGGCCGGGCGGATGACCGGGCTGGTCGAGGATCTGCTGCTGCTGGCCCGGCTCGACGCGGGCCGGCCCCTGGAATGCGCGGAGGTCGATCTCTCCCCGCTGGTCGTCGACGCCGTCAGCGACGCGCGGGCGGTCGGCTCCGACCACGAGTGGCGGCTGGAGCTGCCCGATGAACCCGCGGTCGTCCACGGTGACGACGCCCGGCTGCATCAGGTGCTGGTCAACCTGCTCGCCAACGCGCGTACGCACACCCCGGCCGGTACCACGGTCACGGCGCGGGTGCTGTGGGGCGGGCCGCAGGCAGCATCGTCGTACCCCTCGCCGTATCCGGCGCCGTACGGCCTGTCCTACGGGGTGTCCGCAGGCATGTCGCCCGGGCCCGGTGGCCCCCGTGGGCACCGTAAGGGCGGCGGCTCGCCATATGCCCCGCCGTACGGTTCGCCGTACGCGGCCGCCCGCGCCGCCGCCGGGGCCTTCGGCCCGCCCCAGCCGCCCTCGTACGTCTCGCTGGAGATCGAGGACGACGGTCCGGGCATCCCGCCCGAGCTGCTGCCGCATGTCTTCGAACGGTTCGCTCGCGGCGACGCCTCGCGCTCCCGCGGCGCGGGCAGTACGGGGCTCGGCCTGGCCATCGTGCACGCGGTCGTGGCCGCGCACGACGGGCAGGTGACGGTGGACAGCGTTCCCGGACGCACCGTGTTCGGCGTCCACCTGCCCGTCCACCGGGGCGTTCACCAAGGCGTTCACCAAGGCGTTCACCAAGGCGTTCACCAAGCCGTAACGGACTCACAGGCAGGTCACAGGCTGACCACACAGCCGTGA